Proteins from a genomic interval of Chanos chanos chromosome 3, fChaCha1.1, whole genome shotgun sequence:
- the eif1b gene encoding eukaryotic translation initiation factor 1b: MSTIQNLQSVDPFADATKGDNSLPAGTEDKIHIRIQQRNGRKTLTTVQGISDDYDKKKLVKAFKKKFACNGTVIEHPEYGEVIQLQGDQRKNICNFLLEINIVKEEQLKVHGF; the protein is encoded by the exons ATGTCCACTATCCAGAACCTCCAGTCTGTCG ATCCCTTTGCTGATGCAACCAAGGGTGACAACTCACTCCCGGCAGGGACAGAAGATAAAATCCACATCAGGATCCAGCAACGGAACGGGCGCAAGACGCTGACCACAGTGCAAGGGATATCAGATGATTATGACAAAAAGAAGCTTGTAAAAGCTTTCAAAAAG AAATTTGCTTGCAATGGCACTGTGATTGAGCATCCGGAATACGGGGAGGTGATCCAGCTCCAGGGCGaccagaggaaaaacatttgcAACTTCCTCCTCGAG ATAAACATAGTCAAGGAGGAGCAGTTGAAGGTCCATGGTTTCTAA
- the LOC115806738 gene encoding putative ferric-chelate reductase 1: MTLQYLPLSVRKQLCTVVLLLACVRVAEFYPSGAVGASCGSMTPVHRSYSSQGTTAPYTVTADRDSFMNGDEITVTLRASSSAFTGFMLQARAVGGTTPVGSFSVNTADAQLLTCNGQSGSAVSHTSSSQKTTIQIKWKAPTSGNLQNIEFMGTFVRSFSVFWVGVKSAQIRYNGSSSGNSEVLSSNLVSSTGCGVSKVCFSQPSNCDPAVTTNCYFVSAIMSGSAVQYEMSGQSDGYMALGLSDDQEMGNDDIYICGKSSNGSIQVQRAHSTGTVMPDILSLGDVSDIKTSDMNGVISCSFTSRNPITTVRSTRSTPSYFIMLARGPTANGVIRIHPVTPFVTRTKVDISSPQVVTTQGLPSRVKAHGSLMLIAWMFTGSLGMLIARYMKAFHRGSGCCGKDLWFVCHLTLMIFTVIATSIGFIIAFPNGHWSGEAHDVIGCLVIILTLAQPFIAIFRCAPQHQWRFVFNWAHCFIALAVKGLAVAGIFTGLGRVDHTEDQWLVKVMGGYVGWEALLYVLLDLQKRWVDKDPSGSGVSDLKSTETILLIVYFLGNFAFLVALLVGIDSS; this comes from the exons ATGACTCTGCAATATCTGCCGCTGTCAGTGAGGAAACAG TTGTGTACGGTTGTACTTCTCCTGGCCTGTGTTCGGGTTGCGGAATTCTACCCCTCGGGAGCGGTGGGTGCCAGTTGTGGAAGTATGACGCCTGTTCATAGGTCTTACAGCAGTCAGGGAACAACCGCTCCCTACACCGTTACCGCGGACCGGGACAGCTTCATGAATGGAGACGAGATTACAG TGACTTTGCGTGCATCATCAAGTGCGTTTACTGGCTTCATGCTACAAGCTCGAGCAGTTGGTGGAACCACACCTGTCGGTTCTTTCTCTGTGAACACTGCTGATGCACAGCTACTGACTTGCAACGGGCAGTCT ggTAGTGCAGTTTCACACACATCATCTTCACAAAAGACAACTATTCAAATCAAATGGAAAGCACCCACATCTGGAAACCTCCAAAACATAGAATTCAT GGGGACTTTTGTTAGAAGCTTCTCTGTCTTCTGGGTTGGTGTAAAAAGTGCACAGATCCGTTACAATGGCTCAAGCTCGGGAAACTCTGAAGTTTTGTCATCT AACCTTGTTTCTTCCACTGGGTGTGGAGTCAGCAAGGTCTGCTTCAGCCAACCCAGCAACTGTGATCCAGCAGTCACCACAAACTGCTACTTCGTATCAGCTATAATGTCTGGATCAGCAGTCCAGTATGAGATGTCTGGCCAGTCAGACGGCTACATGGCCTTAGGCTTATCGGACGATCAGGAAATG GGGAATGATGATATTTACATATGTGGTAAAAGCAGCAATGGAAGTATCCAAGTGCAACGTGCCCACTCTACTGGAACTGTAATGCCAGACATTCTCAGTTTG GGTGATGTTTCAGACATAAAAACGTCGGACATGAATGGTGTGATCAGCTGCTCTTTCACATCTCGTAATCCCATAACTACTGTAAGGAGTACCCGTTCTACACCCAGCTATTTCATCATGTTAGCACGTGGGCCTACTGCTAACG GGGTTATTCGGATTCATCCAGTGACACCATTTGTCACTAGGACCAAAGTGGATATATCAAGTCCACAGGTGGTTACAACACAGGGACTACCCAGCCGTGTGAAAGCGCATG GCTCTCTGATGCTAATAGCATGGATGTTCACTGGCAGTTTGGGCATGCTCATAGCACGCTACATGAAAGCATTTCATCGAGGTTCAGGATGTTGTGGTAAAGACCTTTGGTTTGTG TGCCATTTGACTCTGATGATATTCACAGTCATTGCAACCAGCATTGGTTTTATCATTGCGTTTCCAAATGGTCACTGGAGTGGG gaggCTCACgatgtgattggttgtttggtCATTATCCTTACCCTGGCTCAGCCTTTTATTGCGATTTTCCGGTGTGCGCCGCAGCACCAGTG GAGATTTGTTTTCAACTGGGCACATTGTTTTATTGCTCTGGCTGTCAAAGGTCTTGCTG TGGCTGGTATATTTACAGGGTTGGGCAGGGTTGACCATACTGAGGACCAGTGGTTGGTCAAAGTCATGGGAGGTTATGTTGGCTGGGAAGCTCTTCTTTATGTTCTCCTGGACTTGCAGAAGCGTTGGGTAGACAAGG ACCCCTCAGGCTCTGGGGTTTCTGATCTG AAAAGCACTGAGACAATTCTTCTGATTGTGTACTTCCTGGGGAACTTTGCGTTCTTGGTTGCACTGCTTGTTGGAATTGACTCCTCATAG